CGTGCTTGACGGCGTTTTCAATCAAGGGCTGGATGATCAGCGAGGGAATGGGCCAGTCCTCGCAACCGTCCTCGACATCGAGTTTGACCCGGATCTGTTCGCCAAAGCGGGCTTTCTCGATCGCCAGATAGGAATTGATCTGATCAAGCTCGTCAGCGAGCCGGATGAAGCCGCGACTGGAATCGAGATTCTTGCGCATATAGAGCGACAGATCGAGGATCAGTTCCCGCGCCCGATCCGGCGCTGTCCGGCAGAAGGACGCGATGGTGTTGAGGGAGTTGAACAGGAAATGCGGGTTGATCTGCGCCTGCAGATGCCTGATCTCGGCGTGAGCGAGCAGGCGGTCCTTGATCTGGATGTCCTCAAGCTCGAGCTGGATGGAGAACAGGTCGGTGAGGCCTTTGGCGATTTCGAACAGAACCGAATTCAGCTCAAGGGCGCTGGAGCCATAGAATTTCACCGTTCCTGCCACGACGCCGTTTTTCTTCAGCGGCACGACAATCGCGGCAGTGAAGGGACAGTTTGGATCGCTGCAGCCGATCTGCTCGCGCTCTTTCAGAAAGATCGGTTCACCCGTTTCGATCACCTTGTGGGTTGCGAGGGTCACCAGAGGGTGACCGGGCAGGTGATGATCGCTGCCTTCCCCCACATGGGCCAGTACCTGTTTGGTATCGGTCACCGAGACGGCGGCCACTGGTAGGCGGCTGTGAATGATGCTGGCCATCGCCTGCGCGCTATCCTCGTGCAGGCCTGCCCTCAGATAGGCGACCGTGGCGTTGGTGATATCGAAGATGCGTTGCGCATAATCAGACAGCTTGCGCTCGCGAAAGGCCTGCACCCAGTTGATGACATGCACGAACAGCACCGCCCCGAGGCTGTTGCCGATCAGCATCGGAACCATGATGACGCTGACCAGTTCGACTGCATCATCGAACGGACGTGACAGGGCCAAAACGAAGCCCATATGCATCGTCTCGCCGATCAGGGTGAGCATCAGGGCGACCGGCCATGTCATGCTCTTTTCCTTCAGCCGGGTCTGCAATAGTCCCGCGCCAAACCCTTCGACAACCGTCGCCAAAGCGCAGGCAACAGCCGAAAACCCCCATGGATCGATGAAGAAGCGGTGCCCACCCGCGATCAACCCCGCACCCAGCCCGACCAGAGGGCCGCCAAACAGGCCGGCAGGGATCACCGCCATGGCCCTGAGGTTGGCAATGGAATCAAAGATCGCGTTGCCGCTGTAAGTCCCCAGAATGCCCAGCGCGCCGAAGAACAGCGTCGTGAACAAAAGGCTGTTGAAGCCATGCTTGCGGAAGTTCAGTTCCTGAACCGGTGCAATGGTCAGGAGCACGAAGGCTCCTGCAATCAACAGACCAACATGCTTGAGCAATAAGGTGATCAGGGCGAGGATGGACATGGCGATCGATCTTCCAGAAGCGTGATCCGTTTGGGGGTTGCGAAGGGGCCTTGATTCTCAGAGCCCGAGCCGTTGCTTGAAGTCCCTGACCCGCGGGCGCGAGACTGTCAGCTCGCTGCGCTCCTGGTCGGACATGATCAGACTGTATTTGCCATTGAACCAGGGGCTGAATTCCCGGATCGCATCGAGATTGACAAGGGTGGCGCGGTGCACCCGGAAGAAGGACGTTCCTTCCAGATGCTCCTCCAACCGGTCCATGCTGGCGATACCATAGACCGGGATCTCCTCATCATAGGTATGGGCGACAATCCGCTGGTCTTCGCAGCTGCAATAGACGATGTCGCCCGGATCCAGAAGGCGGATGCGACCATTCACCTCCACCGACACCTTGGTGTGCTTGCGGCTGCCTTGGGGGCGCGCGACCTGAGACAGAAGCGTCTCGATCTGCTCTCGCAAGGGGACATCCTGATCTGCAAGCAGCTTGGCAGCCCGCTCCAGAGTGGTCGCAAGCCGTGTCTCCTGCACCGGTTTGAGGATATAGTCCACGGCGCTTTCCTCGAAAGCCTTGACCGCATAACTGTCATAGGCGGTCACGAACACGAACAGCGGCGGCTCATCAACCAGCGGCGTGATCGCGCGGATCACCTCGAAACCATCCTCACCGGGCAACTGGATGTCGAGAAAGACCAGATCCGGTTCGAAGTCGATGCAGGCCTTGATGGCCTGCGCTGCCGAGGCGGCTTCGCCGACGATTTCGATACTATCGTGGCTGCCCAGCAAATAGCGCAATTCATCCCTTGCTGGCGCTTCATCATCGACGATGACACATCTGATGGTCATGAGGATCCTGAACGGTTGCGATGTCGGTTTCCGGAATTGCTTCTTTGGGAGAATCCCGTAGCAGAGAATATCAAGGTCGGCTTTAATCTAGATCACACGCAAACCGATCAAAACGGCCAGATCCCATGCTCTGATAGAATGTTCCCTTACGACCAAAACGCTCTTCCTGCCAAGAATTTTTACGAATTTTGACATAAGTAATAAGCCTTATTTTGCGAATAGTTCTCAACAGGACATATCTGAGTTTCATTTTCAACTTTACAAATATGAATTCTCCAGTCAGGTTTTAGCGAGCGGCTCGGCTCAGCTGCAGTCGGGTATTTTGTCCCGGCAAAACAATTGATTTTCGACTGAACAACCTGCCCGAACGAACGGCTCGAGGGCATGGCATCAAACGATCAAAAAAGGGGAAGGGCGACGTGATGAACGGACGCTATATTGCTGCATTTTCATTGACAATGCTGTTGGGTGGCACCGGCCTGGCTCAGGCTGAGACAGGCAAAGCCGCCGTACTGGATACCTACGCAAATATTGCCCAAGCAAAATATGAAGACAGCCTGGCGAGTGCCAAAACCCTGCAAGAGCGCGTCAATGCGCTGATCGAAGCACCGTCGGCCCAGACGCTGCAGGCCGCGAAAGAGGCATGGCTGATGTCTCGCGTGCCGTATCAGCAGACCGAGGTCTATCGCTTCGGCAACGCCATCGTTGATGACTGGGAAGGCAAGGTCAACGCATGGCCACTCGATGAAGGCCTCATCGATTATGTCGACAGTGGCTACGGCGGCCCGACTGACGAGAACGAATATGCGGCGCTCAACGTGATTGCCAATCCGACCTTCACCCTTTCGGGCAAGGAGATCGATGCCAAAGACATCACGCCGACCTTGCTGGAAGAAACCCTGCATGAAGCCGATGGCATCGAAGCCAACGTGGCAACCGGTTACCACGCCATCGAATTCCTGCTCTGGGGTCAGGACCTCTATGGTCACGAGCATGGCGCCGGTGAACGTTCTTGGACCGATTATGCCAAGGGTGATGATTGCACCGGTGGCAACTGCGATCGTCGCGGAGCCTATCTCAAGGCTGCGACCGATCTGCTGGTGTCCGATCTCGAATGGATGACCGCCCAGTGGGGCGCCGAGGGTGATGCACGCAAGGCCCTGCTCGAAGACGAGAAGGCTGGTATCATCACCATCGTGACCGGTATGGGGTCTCTGTCCTATGGTGAGCAGGCAGGTGAGCGCATGCGCCTTGGCCTGATGCTCAACGATCCCGAAGAAGAGCATGATTGCTTCTCGGACAACACCCACAACAGCCATTATTACGATGGCCTCGGCATCCAGAGCGCCTATCTCGGAGAATATGTCCGCACCAACGGTGCCATGGTTTCCGGTCCGTCCCTCTCCGACCTTGTCGCCGAGACGGACGAAACCCTTGACGCCGAAATGAAGACCAAGCTCGCCACCACCATGATGAAGCTTGGCCGCATCAAGAGCACCGCCGAGGCTGGTTTCAGCTACGACCAGATGCTCGAGCGCGGCAATGAAGGCGGCGAAGCGCTGATCATGGGCGGTGTCAATGCTCTCATCGATCAGACCAAGAGCATCGAGCGCGTCGTTGCTGCTCTTGATCTGGACGGCATCGAGTTCGAAGGCTCCGACAGTCTCGACAATCCGGACGCCGTGTTCGAATAAGAACAAGGGGGTGCGGCCATGATTTGATTGCCGCCCCTTTTAATCATCGGCCTTCCTGCCTTTATCGGCAGGGAGGCACTATTTGTTTTCTCTACCCCCGCCTCTTTTCCGGACTGACCAAACTGCCCGCCCGCCAAGAGGCCCATCATGTGAGCTGACCATTCTCATGACACGTCTGATTGCCTTGCCCCTGTTGTGCCTTTTTGCCTCGCACGCTGCCGCAGATCCCGTCCTCAAGGATGCCCACCTCGACGTCGTGCCACGCACCGAGAAGGAAGCGGCCCGCATCGCCAGAGTGACCGAGCTGGCAACCGAATTCGACAAGCCGCAGAAATTCGAGACCATGTCTGGTGGCGCGGCCACCGTGCGCGCCCGCGACAACAAGGATGCTTTCTCCCAGCCGTCCGCCAACGTTGGCTACGATGGCGAGTTGAGTTTCAAGGTCGGCAACGGCCTGTTCAAGAAGCTCTGGGTGAGCTCGCCTTCCTCCACCAAGGCGTCCGATGGCCTCGGGCCGCTCTACAATGCTCGCTCCTGCCAGCGCTGCCACATCAAGGACGGTCGCGGCCATCCACCCGAAGCGGGTGAGGATAGCGCGGTCTCGATGTTCTTGAGAATCTCCTTTCCCGGTGAGCATCACCCCCTTGAGGACAAGATCCCCGGCTATCACGCAACCTTCCCCGATCCCACCTATGGCGAGCAGCTGCAGGATTTCGCCATCCCCGGTCACCCCGCGGAATATCGCCTCCAGATCGACTATGAGGAAATCCCGGTCGAGCTCAACGGCGGAGAGACGGTATCCCTGCGCAAGCCAACCTACACGGCAGCTGACCTTGGCTATGGTCCGCTTCATCCCAAGGCCATGCTGAGCCCGAGGGTTGCGCCACAAATGATCGGGCTTGGCCTCTTGGAAGCGATCCCAGTCGAGGACATTCTCGCCAACGCCGACCCGGATGACGCGGACGGAGACGGCATTTCCGGCCGTCCCAACATTGTCTGGTCCACCGAATTCAATCAGCCCATGCTCGGCCGCTTCGGCCTCAAGGCTGGCGCGCCGACAGTCAAGCATCAGTCTGCAGGGGCCTTTGCGGGCGATATCGGCATTTCCAACTCACTCAATCCCGGCCCGTGGGGTGAATGCACCGAAGCCCAGACCGACTGCCGCCTCTCTCCCCATGGTGACAAGGACG
This DNA window, taken from uncultured Cohaesibacter sp., encodes the following:
- a CDS encoding di-heme oxidoredictase family protein → MTRLIALPLLCLFASHAAADPVLKDAHLDVVPRTEKEAARIARVTELATEFDKPQKFETMSGGAATVRARDNKDAFSQPSANVGYDGELSFKVGNGLFKKLWVSSPSSTKASDGLGPLYNARSCQRCHIKDGRGHPPEAGEDSAVSMFLRISFPGEHHPLEDKIPGYHATFPDPTYGEQLQDFAIPGHPAEYRLQIDYEEIPVELNGGETVSLRKPTYTAADLGYGPLHPKAMLSPRVAPQMIGLGLLEAIPVEDILANADPDDADGDGISGRPNIVWSTEFNQPMLGRFGLKAGAPTVKHQSAGAFAGDIGISNSLNPGPWGECTEAQTDCRLSPHGDKDERTFEIDDEALDLVAFYSRNLAVPARRDVDAPEVLKGKELFYTIGCVSCHKPTYVTHRLKDRPAQSFQLIWPYTDLLLHDMGEGLADHRPEARASGTEWRTPPLWGIGMTKQVSDHTYFLHDGRARSLLEAVLWHGGEAETHKQTVVELDPEDRAALIRFLESL
- a CDS encoding imelysin family protein, coding for MNGRYIAAFSLTMLLGGTGLAQAETGKAAVLDTYANIAQAKYEDSLASAKTLQERVNALIEAPSAQTLQAAKEAWLMSRVPYQQTEVYRFGNAIVDDWEGKVNAWPLDEGLIDYVDSGYGGPTDENEYAALNVIANPTFTLSGKEIDAKDITPTLLEETLHEADGIEANVATGYHAIEFLLWGQDLYGHEHGAGERSWTDYAKGDDCTGGNCDRRGAYLKAATDLLVSDLEWMTAQWGAEGDARKALLEDEKAGIITIVTGMGSLSYGEQAGERMRLGLMLNDPEEEHDCFSDNTHNSHYYDGLGIQSAYLGEYVRTNGAMVSGPSLSDLVAETDETLDAEMKTKLATTMMKLGRIKSTAEAGFSYDQMLERGNEGGEALIMGGVNALIDQTKSIERVVAALDLDGIEFEGSDSLDNPDAVFE
- a CDS encoding LytS/YhcK type 5TM receptor domain-containing protein — its product is MSILALITLLLKHVGLLIAGAFVLLTIAPVQELNFRKHGFNSLLFTTLFFGALGILGTYSGNAIFDSIANLRAMAVIPAGLFGGPLVGLGAGLIAGGHRFFIDPWGFSAVACALATVVEGFGAGLLQTRLKEKSMTWPVALMLTLIGETMHMGFVLALSRPFDDAVELVSVIMVPMLIGNSLGAVLFVHVINWVQAFRERKLSDYAQRIFDITNATVAYLRAGLHEDSAQAMASIIHSRLPVAAVSVTDTKQVLAHVGEGSDHHLPGHPLVTLATHKVIETGEPIFLKEREQIGCSDPNCPFTAAIVVPLKKNGVVAGTVKFYGSSALELNSVLFEIAKGLTDLFSIQLELEDIQIKDRLLAHAEIRHLQAQINPHFLFNSLNTIASFCRTAPDRARELILDLSLYMRKNLDSSRGFIRLADELDQINSYLAIEKARFGEQIRVKLDVEDGCEDWPIPSLIIQPLIENAVKHGIRARPEGGTVGLIIRRRGNELGVTVYDDGAGMPRQVMAGLKAHHDIESQFEGVGLRNSNRRLEQIYGAQYGMQISSLENQGTTITFSIPVQQQLLAKAS
- a CDS encoding LytTR family DNA-binding domain-containing protein, with protein sequence MTIRCVIVDDEAPARDELRYLLGSHDSIEIVGEAASAAQAIKACIDFEPDLVFLDIQLPGEDGFEVIRAITPLVDEPPLFVFVTAYDSYAVKAFEESAVDYILKPVQETRLATTLERAAKLLADQDVPLREQIETLLSQVARPQGSRKHTKVSVEVNGRIRLLDPGDIVYCSCEDQRIVAHTYDEEIPVYGIASMDRLEEHLEGTSFFRVHRATLVNLDAIREFSPWFNGKYSLIMSDQERSELTVSRPRVRDFKQRLGL